The DNA sequence GCCCGCACCTATACCTACATGTCCACCTTGAATTACGTGATGCAAGCCGCCGCCAAGTACCATAAACCGGTCATGGTCCTGGACCGGCCCAATCCCCTGGGCGGCCTGACCGTGGACGGTCCCATGATGGAAGACAAGTTCATCTCTTTTGTCGGCGTGGACAACCTGCCCATGGCCCACGGCATGACCGCCGGCGAACTGGCATTGTTTTTCAACCGGAAAATCGGGGCTGATTTGACCGTCATCCCCATGAAGGGCTGGACCCGGGACATGGTCTGGCAGGATACGGGACTGCCCTGGGTCGGCACTTCCCCGAACATTCCAGACTTGGTCTCTTGTTTCGGTTACATGGCTACGGGCCTCGGGGAAGGAACGGGCATCTACCAGGCGGATAAATTCAAATGGATCGGCGGCAAGGGCATTGACCCTTACCGCTTTGCCGAGCTCCTTAACAGCGCCGGCCTCCCCGGGGTGGAATTTCTCCCCGAGTACCAGGGACAAGCCGGGGGCGTGCGCTTGCAGATTACCGACTACCACCAGTTTAACCCGGCCAAGACCGGAATTTACGCCCTGGCTTATGCCAAATCCCTCAACAACTTTACCGTCCCCAAAAGCGGGGCCACCATCGTCATGTTTGACAAGATCATGGGCACGGACAAAATCGGCGCCGCGTTAGAACAAGGGCTCTCCCCCCAAGAAATAGAAGCCATTTATGCCCCGGCCCTGGCTAAATTTAAAGAAGAAAGGCAGCAGTACTTGCTGTACGGCCCTGTCCCTGCCAAAGACGGCGGCATCAAGATTTTCGTCAACAACCACCAAGTCAACTTTGACGTGCCTCCCTACCTGGATGAAAACAACCGGCTGCTGGTACCCTTCCGGGCCATCGCGGAAGCCATGGGAGCCGGTGTCCACTGGCTGCCTGACACCAAGCAGGTATCCGTGGTAGGCCGGGGCCGGATCATCTTGTTGACGGTAGGCGACCACAGCGCTGTCGTCAATGGGGAAACCCATATGATGGATACTACGCCGGTGATCAGAGACGGGAGAACCCTGGTACCGGTGCGCTATGTAGGTGAGTTCTTGCAGGGAGTGGTGCACTGGGACCAAAATGAGAAGTTAGTGGACATTAAATTCTAAAGCCTCCCCACGGAGGCTTTTCCCATTTAGGCATTCGTAACACCCAGCCAGTTACTGCGATAGAGATTGTAATAGAACCCTTTCCGGGCCATCAGTTCCCGGTGGGTACCTCTTTCGATGATCTCCCCTTGATCGATCACGAGAATCTGGTCCGCATTACGCACCGTGCTCAGCCGGTGGGCAATGACAAAACTGGTCCGGCCTTTCATCAGTTCCGCCATGGCCTGCTGGATATAGACTTCCGTCCTGGTATCCACATTGCTGGTAGCTTCATCCAGGATGAGAATGGCCGGATCCGCCAGAATGGCCCTGGCAATGGCCAAGAGCTGCCGCTGCCCCTGGCTGAGGTTACCCCCGTCTTCCCCCAGGACGGTGTCGTAGCCTTGCGGCAAGCGGAGGATAAAATGCTCCGCATTGGCTAACCGGGCCG is a window from the Clostridia bacterium genome containing:
- a CDS encoding DUF1343 domain-containing protein, with translation MRKILALLLIFAFTLLPLSGVLAAPKVKLGNEVLLEEYRHLIAGKRIGLVTNHTGVDSRGRSFVDILSSDPSLNLAALYAPEHGLDGTAKAGEYVASYTHPTLGIPVYSLYGSTRMPTEAMLKDIDVLLFDIQDIGARTYTYMSTLNYVMQAAAKYHKPVMVLDRPNPLGGLTVDGPMMEDKFISFVGVDNLPMAHGMTAGELALFFNRKIGADLTVIPMKGWTRDMVWQDTGLPWVGTSPNIPDLVSCFGYMATGLGEGTGIYQADKFKWIGGKGIDPYRFAELLNSAGLPGVEFLPEYQGQAGGVRLQITDYHQFNPAKTGIYALAYAKSLNNFTVPKSGATIVMFDKIMGTDKIGAALEQGLSPQEIEAIYAPALAKFKEERQQYLLYGPVPAKDGGIKIFVNNHQVNFDVPPYLDENNRLLVPFRAIAEAMGAGVHWLPDTKQVSVVGRGRIILLTVGDHSAVVNGETHMMDTTPVIRDGRTLVPVRYVGEFLQGVVHWDQNEKLVDIKF